A region from the Wansuia hejianensis genome encodes:
- the htpG gene encoding molecular chaperone HtpG produces the protein MGMKHGNLSINSDNIFPIIKKWMYSDHDIFVRELISNGCDAITKLKKLDGAGEYTLPEDYKPRIQVIVDDKEKTLKFIDNGIGMTADEVEEYITQIAFSGATEFLEKYKDKTDQDQIIGHFGLGFYSAFMVADDVHIDTLSFQEGAKPVHWECDGSTEYDMDEGSRQEVGTEITLYLNEDCLEFSNEYRVREVLEKYCSFMPVEIFLSKANAEPEYETIDEADLREDDEVIEHIHEEAKTEERENDKGEKETVEVSPARDQVKIKKRPVSISDIHPLWTKHPNDCTEEEYKEFYRKVFLDYKEPLFWIHLNMDYPFNLKGILYFPRINTEYDSIEGTIKLYNNQVFIADNIKEVIPEYLMLLKGVIDCPDLPLNVSRSALQNDGFVKKISDYISKKVADRLSGMCKTDRENYEKYWDDINPFIKFGCIKDSKFSEKMMDYVLYKNIDDKYLTLKDCIEENEKSAEDGEEAVEVKESEDSAEAKESGEGAEAKETGEDAEEKKKTTIYYVTDPVQQSQYINMFREQGMDAVILKHNIDSAFITHVERANEEVKFQRIDADLTEDLKETGADLAEETKAMEELFRKALNNDKLEVKVENLKNDKISSMVTLSEESRRMEEMMKMYGMGTMDTSMFGGQQTLILNAKHPLVKYIFEHRDSEDVPVFCEQLYDLAMICNKPLTPEGMTKFIARSNEIMMKLAN, from the coding sequence ATGGGAATGAAGCATGGTAATCTTTCTATTAACAGTGACAATATTTTTCCGATCATAAAGAAATGGATGTATTCGGATCACGACATTTTCGTGAGAGAGCTGATTTCCAACGGCTGCGACGCGATTACGAAGCTGAAGAAGCTGGACGGGGCAGGGGAGTATACACTTCCGGAGGACTACAAGCCCAGGATACAGGTGATCGTGGACGACAAAGAGAAAACTCTGAAGTTCATCGATAACGGAATCGGGATGACGGCGGATGAGGTGGAAGAGTATATCACTCAGATCGCATTTTCCGGTGCAACGGAATTTCTGGAGAAATACAAAGATAAGACAGACCAGGATCAGATCATCGGACATTTCGGACTGGGCTTCTATTCAGCGTTTATGGTGGCGGACGACGTCCACATTGATACCCTGTCTTTCCAGGAGGGAGCGAAACCGGTTCACTGGGAATGTGACGGAAGCACAGAATATGATATGGATGAGGGCAGCAGACAGGAGGTTGGGACGGAGATCACCCTGTATCTGAACGAAGACTGCCTGGAATTCTCCAACGAATACCGTGTCCGGGAGGTTCTGGAGAAATACTGTTCCTTCATGCCTGTAGAGATTTTCCTTTCCAAGGCCAACGCAGAGCCGGAATATGAGACGATTGACGAGGCGGATCTGAGAGAGGACGACGAGGTCATTGAGCATATCCACGAAGAAGCCAAGACGGAAGAGCGTGAGAACGACAAAGGGGAGAAGGAAACCGTTGAAGTATCCCCGGCCCGCGATCAGGTGAAGATTAAAAAACGTCCCGTTTCCATCAGTGATATCCATCCTCTCTGGACGAAGCATCCCAATGACTGCACAGAAGAGGAATATAAGGAATTTTACCGGAAGGTATTTCTGGATTATAAGGAGCCGCTGTTCTGGATTCATCTGAATATGGATTATCCCTTTAACCTGAAGGGAATCCTCTATTTCCCCAGGATTAACACGGAGTATGATTCCATTGAGGGGACTATTAAGCTGTACAACAACCAGGTCTTTATCGCGGATAACATCAAAGAGGTCATTCCAGAATACCTGATGCTGCTGAAAGGTGTGATCGACTGCCCCGACCTGCCGTTGAACGTGTCCCGGAGCGCGCTGCAGAACGACGGCTTTGTGAAGAAAATCTCCGATTACATCTCCAAGAAGGTGGCGGACAGGCTGTCGGGCATGTGCAAGACAGACCGGGAGAATTATGAGAAATACTGGGATGATATCAATCCTTTCATCAAGTTCGGCTGCATCAAGGACAGCAAATTCTCCGAGAAGATGATGGATTATGTGCTGTATAAGAACATAGACGATAAATATCTGACTCTCAAGGACTGTATAGAGGAAAATGAAAAGTCCGCTGAGGACGGAGAGGAAGCCGTGGAAGTAAAAGAATCCGAAGACAGCGCAGAGGCGAAGGAGAGCGGAGAAGGCGCAGAGGCAAAAGAGACCGGTGAAGATGCGGAAGAGAAGAAGAAAACGACAATTTACTATGTGACTGACCCCGTTCAGCAGAGCCAGTATATTAATATGTTCCGTGAACAGGGAATGGACGCCGTGATCCTGAAGCATAATATTGATTCTGCGTTTATCACTCATGTGGAGAGAGCCAATGAAGAAGTGAAATTCCAGCGAATAGACGCAGATCTGACGGAAGATCTGAAGGAAACAGGGGCGGATCTGGCAGAGGAAACCAAAGCGATGGAAGAGCTGTTCAGAAAAGCCTTGAATAATGACAAGCTGGAAGTTAAGGTGGAGAACCTGAAAAATGATAAAATTTCTTCCATGGTCACACTGTCTGAGGAGAGCCGCCGTATGGAAGAGATGATGAAGATGTATGGAATGGGAACGATGGATACTTCCATGTTCGGCGGGCAGCAGACGCTGATCCTGAATGCCAAGCATCCTCTGGTAAAATATATTTTTGAGCACAGGGATTCGGAAGACGTGCCGGTGTTCTGTGAACAGCTTTATGATCTGGCCATGATCTGCAATAAGCCGCTGACTCCGGAAGGAATGACGAAATTCATTGCCAGAAGCAACGAGATTATGATGAAGCTTGCCAATTGA
- a CDS encoding DUF5721 family protein has translation MNKLLLQDTFDRFLVSEASITTFTTFSIDGQLHADFYDTEKAKELKAQERTQVTWQEIKPFCYSVIKGRRTPLAFKFVFQLPSDEVDLLLARSGLPLTPQDVFGLFFNCQYHGESLTLTTGSSLRIFTMDKSLDQAWDGMLEDFLRQQELE, from the coding sequence ATGAATAAACTACTGCTTCAGGATACCTTCGACCGCTTTCTGGTATCGGAAGCCTCCATCACTACCTTTACCACTTTTTCCATCGACGGTCAGCTTCACGCAGATTTTTATGACACAGAAAAAGCAAAAGAGCTGAAAGCCCAGGAACGGACACAAGTTACCTGGCAGGAAATCAAACCCTTTTGCTATTCTGTGATTAAGGGGCGCCGCACGCCCCTCGCTTTTAAATTCGTGTTCCAGCTGCCGTCAGATGAAGTGGACCTTCTTCTGGCCCGCAGCGGCCTGCCGCTGACTCCCCAGGACGTCTTCGGCCTGTTCTTCAACTGCCAGTATCACGGGGAATCCCTGACGCTGACTACCGGTTCATCCCTGCGCATCTTCACCATGGATAAATCCCTGGATCAGGCCTGGGATGGGATGCTGGAAGATTTTCTGCGGCAGCAGGAGCTGGAATGA
- a CDS encoding magnesium transporter CorA family protein, translated as MEEASSRCKNFRFFRNLKRNFSEPAEYCEAEVLPDCMIGTLLIPDKQETHLDSLSLTYYLSKQQLLLIDSGEHFPALMDAVEQAGLLDCSSIFHIFFCLLEYLIQGDMALLRGYEKRLATMEDAIETAFPKELQRGITSGRRGLLRLLSFYQQMIDMCVILSQNATDLFPPEYVQHFSRLQARIDRLYDHTQILREYALQIREFYQAQMDLKQNDTMRILTVVTTIFLPLTLLTGWYGMNFANMPELMHPFSYFILIALCLFIVGGEIWFFKKKGWL; from the coding sequence GTGGAGGAAGCTTCCTCAAGATGCAAAAATTTCCGTTTTTTCCGGAACCTGAAACGGAATTTCAGTGAACCGGCCGAATACTGTGAAGCAGAGGTTCTGCCGGACTGTATGATCGGGACGCTTCTGATCCCTGATAAGCAGGAAACTCATCTGGACTCTCTGTCGCTGACCTATTACCTGAGCAAGCAGCAGCTCCTGCTGATTGACTCCGGCGAACACTTCCCGGCCCTTATGGACGCGGTGGAGCAGGCCGGACTTTTGGACTGTTCCAGCATTTTCCACATTTTTTTCTGTTTGCTGGAATATCTGATACAGGGAGACATGGCGCTGCTGAGAGGCTATGAAAAACGTCTCGCCACTATGGAAGACGCCATCGAAACCGCTTTTCCCAAAGAGCTGCAGCGCGGCATCACATCCGGCCGCAGGGGCCTCCTTCGTCTGCTTTCTTTTTATCAGCAGATGATCGACATGTGCGTCATACTGTCACAGAACGCCACAGACCTGTTTCCGCCGGAATACGTACAGCATTTTTCACGGCTGCAGGCGCGGATCGACAGGCTTTATGACCACACCCAGATCCTGCGGGAATACGCCCTGCAGATCCGGGAATTTTATCAGGCGCAGATGGACCTGAAGCAAAATGACACCATGCGGATTCTGACAGTCGTCACCACTATTTTTCTGCCGCTCACACTGCTGACCGGCTGGTATGGGATGAACTTCGCCAATATGCCGGAGCTCATGCATCCCTTTTCCTATTTTATTCTGATTGCTCTCTGTCTGTTTATCGTCGGGGGAGAAATCTGGTTTTTCAAGAAGAAAGGCTGGCTGTAA
- a CDS encoding cold-shock protein has translation MNKGTVKWFNAEKGYGFITGEDGKDVFVHFSAIQGDGFKSLDEGQAVTYDLTEGAKGMQAANVEKC, from the coding sequence ATGAACAAGGGAACTGTAAAATGGTTCAACGCTGAAAAAGGCTATGGCTTTATCACAGGTGAGGATGGAAAAGATGTATTCGTACACTTCTCTGCTATCCAGGGCGACGGATTCAAATCTCTGGACGAAGGCCAGGCTGTTACTTATGATTTAACCGAAGGCGCCAAAGGAATGCAGGCTGCTAACGTTGAGAAATGTTAA
- a CDS encoding shikimate kinase, giving the protein MNEEYSLPYNLFLIGFMGSGKSSVAAYLHRKYEMPLFEMDETIAEREGMSIPELFETMGEEYFRAAETALLIELQSNQNTVVSCGGGVPMRACNVEAMKRNGKVILLTASPETILTRVSGNDNRPLLKGRKNVAGIQALMEQRRPCYEAAADLTIATDGKKVEEICREIFQRLQGTPAD; this is encoded by the coding sequence ATGAACGAAGAATATAGCCTGCCTTATAACCTGTTCTTGATTGGTTTCATGGGGTCAGGTAAGAGTTCTGTTGCAGCTTATCTGCACAGAAAATATGAAATGCCGTTGTTTGAAATGGATGAGACGATAGCGGAACGGGAAGGCATGTCGATCCCTGAACTGTTCGAGACGATGGGAGAGGAGTATTTCCGGGCCGCTGAGACGGCTCTCCTGATTGAACTTCAGAGCAATCAGAATACGGTTGTCTCCTGCGGGGGAGGAGTTCCCATGCGTGCCTGCAATGTTGAGGCGATGAAACGGAACGGGAAGGTGATCCTGCTCACTGCGTCTCCGGAGACGATATTGACACGGGTGTCCGGTAATGACAACCGGCCGCTTCTGAAGGGACGGAAGAACGTGGCGGGCATTCAGGCTCTGATGGAACAGCGCCGCCCCTGCTATGAAGCGGCCGCGGATCTGACCATAGCCACAGATGGAAAAAAGGTGGAAGAGATCTGCCGGGAAATATTCCAGAGGCTGCAGGGAACTCCTGCGGACTGA
- a CDS encoding DegV family protein, whose product MGFKIVVDSCGDLTEEMKKDDRFISVPLTLVVDGEEMVDDESFDQKACLKKMDASPECPKSSCPSPQRYMETFLSGEDRYYVVTLSEQLSGSYNSARLGMEMAKEENPDLKIHIFNSRSASIGETLIATHIRECEEKGFDFEKTVKDTERYIKGQNTFFVLENLDVLRKNGRLSNLKSFVASALKIRPIMGATKDGSICQLSQARGINKALMKMIDFIVDQVKDSEHRTLAIAYCNCKERAQQVKEAILKRIKVKDVVLVNTGGVSTMYANDGGIIVAI is encoded by the coding sequence ATGGGATTTAAAATCGTTGTAGACAGTTGTGGGGATTTAACCGAGGAGATGAAGAAAGACGACCGTTTTATCAGCGTGCCTTTGACACTTGTAGTCGACGGCGAAGAGATGGTGGATGACGAGAGCTTTGACCAGAAAGCATGTCTGAAGAAGATGGATGCTTCTCCGGAATGTCCCAAATCATCCTGCCCTTCACCTCAGAGATATATGGAGACATTTCTGAGCGGTGAAGACCGTTATTATGTAGTGACATTATCTGAACAGCTCAGTGGTTCCTATAACAGCGCGAGGCTGGGCATGGAGATGGCGAAGGAAGAAAATCCAGATCTGAAAATCCATATCTTCAACTCAAGGTCGGCATCCATCGGTGAGACACTGATCGCCACCCATATTCGTGAGTGTGAAGAAAAAGGCTTTGATTTTGAAAAAACTGTAAAAGATACCGAACGTTATATAAAGGGCCAGAACACCTTTTTTGTCCTTGAGAATCTGGATGTGCTCCGTAAAAACGGACGACTCAGCAATCTGAAATCCTTCGTGGCATCCGCCCTGAAGATCCGCCCCATCATGGGAGCGACCAAAGACGGGAGCATCTGCCAGCTGAGCCAGGCGCGGGGCATCAACAAAGCCCTGATGAAGATGATAGATTTCATCGTAGACCAGGTGAAAGACAGCGAACACCGGACACTGGCGATCGCCTATTGCAATTGTAAAGAAAGGGCGCAGCAGGTAAAAGAGGCGATTCTTAAGAGAATTAAGGTCAAGGATGTCGTACTGGTGAATACGGGGGGCGTCAGCACCATGTATGCCAATGACGGCGGAATCATAGTCGCGATCTGA
- a CDS encoding dihydroorotase, translating to MSILIRNGRVIDPDTKLDEICDLQLEEGRITACGKNIEAEADVILDATGCYVMPGLIDMHVHLRDPGQTWKEDVVSGARAAARGGFTTVLAMPNTKPVIDSPDRVDYVKVKADYSAPIHVLQAGAITKGQKGEVLADIEGMIAHGIPAISEDGKSVMNAGLYKKAMELAARHGIPVLAHCEDANLVNGGCVNEDENSRSAGLPGIINAVEDVIIARDILLAEETGAHLHLCHCSTKGSMDILREAKKRGMDVSGEVCPHHFTLTSGDIIPGDTNYKMNPPLRTAEDREALRQGLKEDVFEVISTDHAPHSAEEKTATMRKAPFGIVGLETAAALTLTELVDTGILTPMQMAEKMSYHPARILHLEGRGSLAPGSEADVVIIDPDKEYEIDTRYFESKGKNTPFAGKKVKGRIMATICGGKIVYQDKERNLVQ from the coding sequence ATGAGCATATTGATTAGGAATGGACGGGTCATCGATCCGGACACAAAGCTGGATGAAATCTGTGATTTACAGTTAGAGGAAGGCCGTATCACAGCGTGCGGGAAGAATATAGAGGCGGAGGCGGATGTGATTTTGGACGCGACGGGCTGTTATGTGATGCCGGGACTGATTGACATGCACGTGCACCTGCGTGATCCGGGACAGACATGGAAGGAAGATGTGGTGAGCGGGGCCAGGGCTGCCGCCCGGGGAGGCTTTACGACGGTCCTGGCGATGCCCAATACAAAGCCTGTGATAGATTCTCCCGACCGGGTGGACTATGTGAAGGTGAAAGCGGACTATTCTGCTCCCATCCATGTGCTCCAGGCAGGAGCCATCACAAAAGGTCAGAAGGGTGAGGTGCTGGCGGATATTGAAGGGATGATCGCCCATGGAATTCCGGCCATCAGTGAGGACGGGAAATCCGTCATGAATGCGGGACTCTACAAGAAGGCCATGGAACTGGCTGCACGGCATGGGATTCCGGTGCTGGCCCACTGTGAGGATGCGAACCTGGTGAACGGCGGCTGCGTCAATGAGGATGAGAACTCCAGGTCTGCCGGGCTGCCGGGAATCATTAATGCGGTGGAGGATGTGATCATCGCCAGGGATATTTTGCTGGCGGAGGAAACGGGCGCCCATTTGCATCTGTGCCATTGTTCCACTAAGGGAAGCATGGATATTCTGCGGGAGGCCAAAAAGCGGGGAATGGATGTTTCAGGCGAGGTTTGCCCCCACCACTTCACACTGACGAGCGGCGATATCATTCCCGGAGATACGAATTACAAGATGAATCCTCCGCTGAGGACAGCGGAAGACAGAGAAGCGCTCCGTCAGGGGCTGAAGGAAGACGTCTTTGAGGTGATCAGTACGGATCACGCTCCGCACAGCGCGGAAGAGAAGACGGCCACCATGAGGAAGGCTCCCTTTGGCATTGTGGGTCTGGAGACGGCCGCAGCGCTGACGCTGACTGAGCTGGTGGATACGGGAATCCTGACGCCTATGCAGATGGCGGAAAAAATGAGCTATCACCCCGCCCGGATTCTGCACCTGGAGGGACGGGGGTCTCTGGCTCCGGGGAGCGAGGCGGATGTAGTAATCATAGATCCGGATAAGGAGTATGAAATAGACACGAGATACTTTGAATCAAAAGGGAAAAATACTCCTTTTGCAGGGAAGAAGGTAAAAGGCCGGATTATGGCCACAATCTGCGGAGGAAAAATTGTATATCAGGATAAAGAGAGGAACTTAGTACAATGA